In Peromyscus eremicus chromosome X, PerEre_H2_v1, whole genome shotgun sequence, the sequence TATTCAAATCCTTCTAAGAACAATATGAAGCCTGGAGGGATTTGTTATCCTCCACCTCAAGGTTATGCACTCAGGCTTCTGACTCCTAATCTTCTATGATTTCCTTGCATTGTACTTCCACTCTGTGAAATGGTATTCAGTCATTGTTTATTGAGCACCAATTTGTGCTCAGACATCAAGAAATTTGTAAGAAAGACTCCATAATACATAGGATCTCATAGACTAGACAGAAAGGCCATATATTAAACCCTAGTCATTTTTTGGCTATATTCACAAGATTGAATAGATTAAATACACCGTTAGCCAGAGTACACAGCAAGTCTGGTTGAGTTTCAAGGTAAAGATGCAGTCCCAGGCAGGCTACTTCCCCTAGGAAAGGGAACCAGGCCCTGGTCTTGGTGCAAATAGAGATTCGAACTTGAAGGAAGGACATGAAGGACCTGGCAGGGTTGGAATGCTGCTGTGAATAATACAGTCCAATGCCAAGACAAGACAGCAAACATCTGGTGAGCAGTGGCAAACAGAACATCCAGTCTTTAGCTTTCCAATATGTGACTATAATATAGTGTCATAAAAGTGGGCTTTGGAGAGCTCTTTTTGGTTATGAATGTGGGTGTCCAAAGACCTTTGAGCTGGTGCTGCTGTAATTGCTAGCTTCTAAGATGGACAGGGTTCTGTGTAGGACAGTCTCACGGGAGGTTTGGTGTGATTTACTCTCTTGCATGGAAGTAGTCAGGCTGGAAAGAGTGCTGGTACACAGTATCTGGACCACCTTGGATTGCTTAGTCAAGCTCTCAAGGGAGTCTGCCTGAGGTGGTTCTGGACTGACCTTGGTTCATGCATCTGGGAGGAACATATTTCTGTAGAAGGCAAATCACTCTGTTATTTGGCCTCGATGCTCTGCCACCTCCTCTTCATGGTGCTTTTCTAATCTGGCTGCTTGATAATCCCCTTTTGTAAGAGATTGCCACTATCAGTGCTTGGCCAAGCTTTGGAAAGCTGTTTCCTGAACCCTCATTGTATTGGGCTTGCTGTTTTTCAAGAACCCTGTGGCTCCTTGTGAGGTCCACTGAGGACCTGTACTTGTAGGAGCAAACTGTTTATCCTTAAGAATGGGGGCAACATAGTCAAAGTACATTATGTATCCATATGAAAATGTCCTTCTGATACTCATAagtgtcaattaaaaaaaagaaagaaaagaatgccaTTTATCCAAACTTCAACTGAGCCACTTGGTAAAATAGGGCTAGTGACATTTTTCGTTTGGTTCCCAGCTATCTCCTGTGTCACTCACTCAcaatggaagaaatgaagaagacTGGTGTCCGCAtgcccaaaagcaggcaaaaaccAGTAAAGACAGAATGGAATGCCCGGTCCGTCGTTTTCACCTACTTCCAAGGGGACATCAGCAGTGTGGTGGATGAGCACTTCTCCAgagctctgagcaagctcaagagGCCCCAAGGATGGAGTTCCTTGAGCCAGGATGACAATGTGATCCTCAAGAATGGTGAGTGTTAGGAGGGAAGGAACTCTTTGTGGTACTCCATATTCTCGGCTATCTGTGTGTCTGGTAAAGGCAAATCACACTGCCTACTGAGAAACACCACTTAGACAGACATTTAGGGTAAAATGGACAGTGCTTAGTGAAATGAGctcacttttctcattgtttcCTTGATTGTGTTTTCCAGTCTGAGTTTTCTAGTCTGCACAGGCTAAGAGCTCTGCCATTGTCCACTCTGACCAGCTTATCAGcggtattattattactattggcCTGAGGGCAAGAACACCAAAGGATCCACAATAAGATAAAGGACGATCCAGCCTCCTGACAGCCAGTAGTGGATGATCTGGCAAGCAAGGGCAAAGCCAGAGGGAGGTCCATGAGGAGTCTTGCCACATCCCTCTCCCACCCCTCACAAGATCAGGGGTGTCTATTGCTCAAGAGAGCTATGTCACAATGTGAGATGAAAATGCTTGTTTGGGGGAAGCCATGGCCATGGAGCAGGGGCCATGGTATGCCTTTCATAGACCTGAGGCACTTTTGCCCTCATGGGTCCCTTCCTCCATAAAAATTGcaatttataatttcatttgtatAAAAATGGACTTGATTCAGATTATATGCAATTTTTTTCATACGTGAAGTATCAGTTCCATAATCTTTTGGTTTCAAAATAAGAATTTCTGGACTTCTAAAAGTATTTCTGGATTCTAGACATTGTGGCTCCTGTGTCTGATGGAGTTAGGCAATGTGGGTCCCTTTTATCTTCTCAACATGTTCATGCAGGCGGAGGCCGAACTGATTTTAGGAGCTCACTGTTTCTGTGGCCAAGCACACATGCTGGATGCCTTGCTTCATAGGCTGACTATGGGGGGCTCTAACTGGGGCAGTGTATGCAAAGTAGATGTGTGAAGCCCCTTTCTGTAAGTAAGGACATCTAAGTGCAGAGTCCATCATCCTGCCTTTGTTCTTCTGGCACAGACAAGGCATCAGTGTGTATCTGATGTGCTGACCTTTGCAGAACTTAGTTTTCTAGGTAAGTGATGTGATTTTCTCAGAGAATCTTGTGGGTTAGAATGATGTGGAAGAGCATATGGCAGTGGGTACTCAATCTGGTAAGTGCTGTTTCCCAACTACTTACCACGATGCCTGTCTCACGGAAGTCACTCAGTAAATACTGCTTGGGTGAATGGAACTGTGATTTGGAGCACAGCACAATGACACAGACTGGATATGTTACAAAGAAAAGGGATTTGTGctaaggatgtggctcagttggtagagtacttgtctagcatgcttgGAGCCCTGGATTTGAGCTTCAGCACCacaaaaactgggcatggtagcacatctTTATAATCTTAGCATGTGAaatatggaggcaggaagaccaggagttcaaaatAATCCTTAGCTATgtagggagttcaagaccagcatacgagtacatgagaccttgtctcaaaaaaaggaaaagaagaatatTTTGGCACAGAGTTCTGATCCAAGGTCAAGGGCCTATTTCTGCTATTGTCTTCTTGTTGACAGTCACAATGCAGTGCATCACATAGCAAGGGACCAGGAAAGTATGTATATTATCTGGCTTCTCTCCTTCTTGTCATAAAGCCACTTGAAGTTTAATCATGCAGTACCAATTCTGATGATGTTATTGAATCCCTAATTGTCTCCCAAAGGCCCCTCCTGTAATCACAATAGACTAACTACATTTTGTACCTCTTAATACCTCACTAGAGAGATTAAGATCCAATGGGAGTTTCAGAGAAGACAAGTCACATTGAGTCCACAGATAAGATCACTACACAGAAGGGCTGCTTTGTGATACATAAACTTAGAACCAGTTAGCCTGGTGCCAGGTAGCTCTACTACTCCCTGTGAGTGTGATCTCAGGGTATGTCCCTTCATCTGCCTGTACCTGCTTTCTTGATGCTAATGGACAATTATTAAACTACAAAAGGATGTTTTCAATTAGTTGGTGAGATAATGGACACCAAGTGACAAGTAGCAAGTGTCATGTTTATGAGGGTGGTGCCATACTGTTTTGAATGACTATTATGATATGATGGCCTACGTTCAAAGCATTAGGATCAGAGGGCATCAGGCCTCTCCCATGAGCTTTTATGCTGTATGGGGCTTTGCTGTGTGGCTATTCTCGTGTTTTCTGGGACTTGCGACCTACCTGACTCTAGGAAGCTGTTGCCTACTAGGGGACTTGGGCATAGGCTTGTGTCTTTAGAAAACTGGCTTCCCTGGGCCAAAGAGAGATGAGGGCTTTCTTCTCCACTTAGCTTCAttggattttgcattttcttcatgACAGTCTCACAGACGCCTTACGTTGTCTCATTTGGTTTGGGACTAGGCAAATATTTCATTAGTTGACTGAGCAACTGAAGAAAAGACTATCTCCCTCAAGGCTTCTCTTATCATAGCTAGGAGTCAGGTTTCTCCTAAGCTTGGTTGCCTCAAGGAAGGGCTCCATGAAAGAAGTTCAGGCTGGTAGAGGTTCTCATTGGTGGTGTTATATGACACACAGCCAGCCTCAAACAGGGTGGGAATTTATGAAGTGGCCTTTCATTACTGACTGCTGCTTAGCATTCTCTTAACCCCTTTAAGCCAACCCCAGGCAGCCCCAGCACCACTCAGCCAGGCAGAGGAGAACAGGCCCCCATTCACAGGACCCATAGAAGATTTGCCCACATTCTAAAGGCACTCTGTCAAGCCAAATATGCAAGGTCCAAACACAGAGACCTATATGGAAATGCCACCAAATTTTCTGGCTTCTTCCGCTGAGTCtgagttgtttatttcttttaattatatgtgtacaATACACAATAGGTGTACTTTGGGAAATCAAATAGCTGAAGAGTTACCTCCTCTTTAAGAGGACATTGGAGACTTCAGAGTCAGTATCTGGGCAGAGTTCAACAGCTTTGATTTCTTGAGGCAGGGTATGGTTGTGGTGCTCATGGGGCTTGTCCTAACCTGTGTTTTTCCTGTCCCCTTTCTCCTAGCCCCAGTCTCAGGTACATTCTTAGACCTGGTAACATGCTTAAGGGCTGTTAAGAGAAGGTTAGGGGTGCTGACCTGAGCCTGCACAGGTCCTCTGTAGTCATTCTCAAAGGCTTCCTATCTGTCGCCATTAGTGGGATGGCGAAGAAACACCATGTTTCTCATCCCTGGAGAATAGCTATGTGAGATACAGTCTTACTATTTGCTTGTGGTCTCTTGAGCTCTGCCAACATGGTGCCTTCCTTTCCAGTGAGAAAAAGGGACTTGGGCCTGTGTGTCCCTTGCCTCTGCGAGGTGCCAGATAACACATGAAATAACTGCATTTACTCCATTCCTCAAAAGTGACCACAGTTTATACAATCTAAAGATGAGCAAAgtgctgcaatcccagcacttgggagactgaagtagGGTGagtgagagtttgaggccagtgaaGGGTATTTGGGGGagtttgtttaaaataataataataataataataataataataataataataataataataacaatgactAGCAAATCAAATCTGTGGTGCTTACCTTTAGGGGTGGTGGCAATAACTGGAGGGCACCTGAGAATATATTGTGACATTATGTGATTCATATCATATTCAGCCTTTTGCTGGAAACTGCCATATGGCTTATCTTACCGTATCTTCACACCAACCCTATTGATTACCGTACCCATAtttctggtgaggaaactgaggtgccTAGTGCAGTCACCTGTCCAGAATCTTACCACAAAGGTAGGGTTCCCTGTGCAGTGCTGTCAGCCATTCAACCTGAAGATACAAGCCTACATTCTGCATCCAAAATCTCTGTTAGGAAAAGGAACCTGGATATCTAGCAAAGAGAGACTGGGTGCCCTGGGGAAGTGACCACGAAAGAGAGGATAGGACTGACAAGGACTCTTTGGTGTCTCAGAATAGGACTGTCTCTCTAAGCTGATCCTCCAACTGTGGTGGGATTTTGTCATTAGTTAGTTCAAAGAtcatgtatttttgttgttggggTGAATAAAATACGGAGGGACATGTGTCACCAGTCATGTGGACAAAGAGCACAAAGTCAATATGTGCAGACTGTACAGGCCAAAAGTTGGACTTTTCTGCtgtaacatgtgtgtgtgtgtgtgtgtgtgtgtgtgtgtgtgtgtgtgtgtgttcttcaaaGTGCCACAGTGCCACATGGGGTTATAATGCACTAGTattaaaggcagagaaagaggaagaagggaagaggatgagaaggaaggggagggaaggaggatggAGACCAGATGAAAGAGTCAGAACAAAGGCAATCAATCaatcatatatttattttcacatcTGTAACTTACTTTGGTTGTTTATGAGTCaagtcatttttttgtttttggatttaAAAATCACTTAGCTGGATGGAGTGAGGtttgcctgtagtcccagctactttggaagctaaggcaggaggatggtttGAGACCAGCTCAGGGCCAGTCTGGGAAGAacagtgagactgtcttaaaaaacagaatTGTTTAACCTTCAAAATAAtgattcattttgaaaattttgaaaacaaaagtgCACACACCTCAAATTTTACGCAAAGCCACTTTGTGTATAATAGGTtgtaatctattttttatttgacAATAAGCAGAATGATATATCTTTGTGCCATTGTTAGTTATTCTATGACAGTATTTTTTAGCTCAAGAGCATCATGctttatatgtaccacattcattgatttttataaCATCTAGATTATAGCTAACCTTTCGGTATAGTATTAACAGACCCTTAAGCATCCTTGAAGCTATATTTTTGCTTGTATCATTGAATATCCTTAAGATAAACTGTCGTTGGTGAGGTGACCAAGGCTATAGTTTGGTTACACATTGACTGTGTTCTCAGTAATGTTTCAGTGTGCTGATATGAGAGGGGGTAAGATCTTTTAAGAGGTGGGTCGCTACTCTCAGAAGGGATTAAAGCAGTTCTCCTGAGACTCTGCATTAGTTCTCAATTATTAAGAGAGTGAGCTCTTATACAAGAGTGAGTTTGACCCCTAAGGTGCTACCTGGCTTCTTGTCTCCCCATGGAATCAGTCTTATACACACTTCTGTAATGAGGCCATTCACTAGGGTGGCTTCACTAGTGCTGGGGTTTGACtaatctctctgcctcccaagctatgagctaaataaacccaGTCTCAGGCATCTTGTAACGACAAACAGAGTAAAATACCCAGTCAAGAGGTACAAATTGtagagattctctctctctctctctctctctctctctctctatatatatatatatatatatatatatatatatatatatatatataaatatatatgtatatatacaaaaatatatatacaaaaatattatgcCAATCTGTCTTTCCTCCAGCTTCAAAAATGTGGGAAAGTGCCAAGTTCCCTGCTCACCTTAAAATAGAAAGGTTCAGTGAAGAggtgtatgtattgtgtgtgcatgtgcatatgcatgcacacatttgtgagtgtatatacatatttgcaatcttatatgtgtgtgtgtgtttgtgtgtattcacATGCTCCAATGTTTGTgactgaatatatgtgtgtgcattcattgGGATATGTTGCCAGAACCTGCTATGTGTGGGGAATGGTGAGAATTCCCAGGGATATGATGGTGGAGAGGAGAAATGAGCTAATTCCATGCATATGGGTAGTGGGAAAGAACATCAGTGAGTGAATGAATAGATTATTTAACCACTGCTGTGTAGGAAACAAGCAGGTTACAACCACAGAGAGTAACAGGATACACTCTAGACTGGAGATTCATATTTCGAAGAAGATGATGTTAGAGTTGGCATATCTAGAAACTAGTCCAGAATAGAAAGTCTGGGCTCTCATCCAAGCATGGAGGCAGGATCATTCCCTGATTTGAATGCAAACTTTATAGTACAAGAAAGGCCTTCTAGAAGGTTCTGGGGTTTCCAAAAGTGTGCATGGGTGGGAATGGTAGCATCATGAGTATtcttgggagaagggaggagtggCTACCACTTTACCTTAAATACTGAGGAGTGGAGAGCAGCACTTTCTGACTTTCTGGACATTCCTGATCTTCAGATCGACCAGCCTCAGGAATTCTACAGTCATGGGTGGAACTAAGAGGCGGGGTCTAGATGCTTAGGGTTGGAGTATATGGAGTGGAAGCCATCTATATTCTTACCGAAATAAAAATCCTAATCTACCTCAAGTGACCCTGAATCCATGTGTTCAAGTGCTCTCCGCCCATTCAAGTCACTTTGGATTTGAGAAGGCATCAAAGTCATCACTTGGGGTCTCTTGCACATGCATCTAGAAGAAATTAAGAGGAGGCACTTGGATAAGACTGTCACTGCAGCAGCAACCTTGAGAAAGTCTAAGATATGGTTTAAGGTGTCACCCTGTGCCCACAGAGTAGATGGGCGGTGCTACAGGCCTAGTTACCCAAGAACAACGAGAAAGAGTAGCCCATCCAGTGCAGGGTCTCCGCTCAACGGGCCACAAGCATCCAAGCCTACTCTAGAAAAGTGGGTCTCTTAGACCACTCACAATCACTGGGGTGCTATGACTTCAGGGTTGAAACCCCCTGTGCGCTCCTACATTCTCCCATCTAAACTGTACTGTGGTGCACCCAGTGACTACATGGGACTTAGGACAATGATATATTGCCTAAGTCCCCTTAACTGGAACAGAAACAGTGAAGAGAAATAGTCCAAACCTTCTGTGGCCCTGCTTTCCATATCTCAGACATTCAGTGAGCACCTGAGGCATATGTATGAGATCTGTAAAGCCAGTTCAGATGGAAAGTGTCCAGTTGTCAGAGCTGGGCTTTGTTTATAATTTGTGCTTAGGACATGCAGTACTCCCATTAAATATGAAGCATGGGCACAGATTATATGAAATCAGCTTAATCATTCTGTTCCAGGGCACACAGTGCCCTTAGTTGCTAGTAGCTAGAAATATcaacttttaaaagtaatatttatGCATAGGAAATATATCCCAATATATTTCCCAGTCTTTTGTTTCATTAGAAGAGCCTGCTATGACCATTGCTAATTGTGAGGGATGTGAGATGTTGATCCGAATGCCTGTGTCCTAGGTGATCTGGCTTCTTTTATGTTTATCATCCACATTATAGGCAAAGATACTGTGATGAGTAGGGACACTCTAGCAGCCCTGCACTGACCTCCAAGATGGTTTTTCATTTTATCCAAAATCCATTCAAACTAAACGTTCAGGAGAGATGAAAGAGGTGCCCGTGGAGGGAAAGGGCACCAGTGTCTCAGACAGACTCCCCTGCTAGCCAATTCTTCTTTGTCATCACAGTCATActccccctccctgcccactTCTCCATTGTCTTAGATAGATGAGAGGCTCCAGGCTTTAAGCCCCATCTGGCAGAACTTCGCTCCCCGCTCTTGCCTGAGTGGATGCTGAAAACGGGAAAATATCCATTCATGTTCTGGGCTATGGTAGACATTTGAGATCTCAGAGTGCGCCGCTACCCTAAGTGCAATTAGAATAGGGATCGAAGAAGATTCCCTCCCTTTAGTTAGTTCCCATGAACTTGACAAGTAGAAGCGGTGTCACCTGTTGACGCCAACCATTGTACTGTTGCAGGACGAGGACCAAGCAACTACTTTCCCATCCAGCATTCATTCCTCTTGCTCAGTTTTCTACCAGCCCATTATACTTAGCTACCATGGCCCAGTTTCTTACAATTTTCATGTCTAAGATTAGGTTTCAGTTCCTAGAGTTGTGTGAAAGGCCAATACAGGTAAGAACTAATTTCTTTGTACAGTTCTGTAGAGTCCTTCCATTTGCTATATTTAAAGTATCAGCTATAAGACAAAGCTAAGCAACAGCGACAACTGAACAAGCACTTAGTTACAGAGGATTTCTTAAGGAGCCAATGTTCATGGAGGTGCAAAGATGCATGTGCAAACTTGATCACTGAGATGTCAGTGACGTAATGGAAAACATGGGAACTGAGATGCCCACAAATGGAACCTTTGCTAGTCTATTACTGCCTTATGATAGAACAGTATAGAACCAGGtaaaagctagtgtttgtattaGCAATGCGCTCATTTCCTCTCAAATAACTTCATACCATGTAAAGACTTCTTTAGTAAAAAGAACTAAAATACAACTTAGTCCTTAAGTAAAAGAGAATGATCCTGATGAAAATAAAGTCGTGCCTTCTGTACCTTATCCTGAAGTGGGATGCCTTTCCATTCATTTTATCTTGTTCTAAATCATGTTGTACCTCTCTGCAGTCATTCTGGATTCAGTCAAAATAAcgaatgtttaatatttttaccTTAACTTTTTCTGGACTTAAGCTTGTGCATACATCTCTTGGAAGTGATGACATGAAGTTAGAACTTGAAAAAAGCTTGTGTTTGGCTCAGTTCCCTGCTGTGGGAGGATGTTTGTGTAGTCCAGAATGCCCTtagattcactgtgtagcccaggctggccttgaactcaagccaatcctcctgcctcagtcttctgagcaTAAAATTAtaagcatgtgacaccacactcAATGATATTCATGATATTTTAATGAAGCAAAATCAGtctgaaaaataatataaacaaatctTGAGGGGGCAGTAGCTATTTATGGACATGGTGGTTAATGTGGGttcttaaaaaacattttctgCTTACTTTAAGTCAAAAAATATACTATGGGGCTGGAAGGATTGCCAAGAAAGTCCGACGACTTCagctcaatccctggaacccatcagagaaggaaagaactgactcctgaaagttatttTCTGACCTCTGCTATGGCCATTCtcctgcacttacacacacacctctctctcacatacaaacAGTAAAATTAagttatatatattcatgtatatatgtatataatatatattatacatgaatCACAAATAATAAAGTACTTCTATTTTGGACATTTGGAGAAACTACCTAACATAATGTCTGAATCTTTTCCAGATAGCAGCATGCCTCCAAATCAGTGGCGTCTCACTTCTTCTTGGACAAAGCCACGGCCAGAAGCATCTCTTGGAAGTggtgccagcagcagcagcagcagcagcagcagcagcagcagcagcagcagcagcagcttgcaTGAATATGGTCCTAAGGCTATAGATCAGTACCCGCTGTCTATGCCCAAGGCCCCCTCTGCACATCCTCAAGAGATGTGGCATTTTTCCTCCCAAGAGAGGCCAGACTCCCAAGGGCCTGCCTACTCTCGTGCCTTTCCTGACAGG encodes:
- the Vgll1 gene encoding LOW QUALITY PROTEIN: transcription cofactor vestigial-like protein 1 (The sequence of the model RefSeq protein was modified relative to this genomic sequence to represent the inferred CDS: substituted 1 base at 1 genomic stop codon), yielding MEEMKKTGVRMPKSRQKPVKTEWNARSVVFTYFQGDISSVVDEHFSRALSKLKRPQGWSSLSQDDNVILKNGEXKTRTCVTSHVDKEHKVKSIQTKRSGEMKEVPVEGKGTNSSMPPNQWRLTSSWTKPRPEASLGSGASSSSSSSSSSSSSSSSSLHEYGPKAIDQYPLSMPKAPSAHPQEMWHFSSQERPDSQGPAYSRAFPDRHLAPEVYPDGRRGSFLHLLQQDRYLNRPLEPATRETCNPAKIAGSKGLLTNLPPNSDHYKKIYGHGSASSSLGNERSRSPQRRRDLYFY